A window of Amaranthus tricolor cultivar Red isolate AtriRed21 chromosome 8, ASM2621246v1, whole genome shotgun sequence genomic DNA:
GGAATAAACGTCAATGGTAATGAACGATGTGTTATAAAGATTTTGAAACCGgttaagaaaaaaaaggtgAGCTTTCTTTTTCACAGACTATGGACATGAAGCATTTTCTTGATACTTTATCTATATGGTTTAAAGGAATAAAGTTCTGAAGGTTCATTATTGTGCTGTAATCTTGTTATAATTTTCAACAATCAACCTACGCAATATTCTATACTTTTTTGGTTGTTCATGCTATAATGTATATTGGCTCTCATTTGAattggggtttttttttttttctgcatTTCATCTAGTCTATTGGAGAAGGAAATCAGCTAAATTGAGTAAAAAAATGcaaatacattatttttttgatgGGGTATCAAGAGGAGATTACTAGCTTTAGGAACTACATGACAGATCTTCTTATTACTGAACAAGGGATAATGTATGATtcttatgaaaatttgaaaggATATTGCTTTGTACTGAGCTTTAAGGTGGAGATAATTATTATCTTTTGCATTTTTATATGCTCTTGCTGGAGTCATTATGACATTTTAAGATAGTCTATCATCTCATATTTCTTGATCTGAGACATTGTAAGCAATAATATGTGTAGCATTTTATGATACAAGATTTTCTCatgatatgttttattttattgttcttCACATATTAAGCTTTTCTTTGTGTAGTTTTGGTGTATGTACtgcctaattttttttgcatgCTCATATTTTCGTATTGGGTTTTGAATTGAAAGCTTCTATTTGAAGCTCAttataagatattttagtataaGATATTTTTTGTTCTGACagatcaaaagagaaataaaaattcTTCAGAACTTGTGTGGAGGACCAAACATCATAAAGCTGCTTGATATTGTCAGAGATCAGCACTCTAAGACTCCCAGCTTAGTCTTTGAGTTTGTCAACAATTCTGATTTTAAAGTTCTGTATCCAACACTGTCTGATTATGACATTCGTTACTACATCTATGAGCTTTTGAAGGTAATATGTgttttcttttaacattttccTTCATACGTTAGTCTTTGGTTGTGTGGTATGGCTTTGTAATAATCTTAGGTTGATATCCATAAGCAGCTGTGGTCTCAGTACTGAAAGCAGAGTTGTTCACAAGTACAGTTTTTAGCTCTTGATATGTTCCTTTAACTCTAAGATGAGTGAAGTTGATTCATCATTTACAAAACTATCTGGAGTTACATGCTGGTCCAGGCAAGGGAACGGGGAATGATTAGTGACATTAATGATATAAGGATGGAAATGATATGTGGATGCCAAAGATGTATAAACATTTGCTTTCTGACTTCAAAGAAGGGATATGCTTCCATCTAATGAATCCTCCTTCAATCCCAGTACCCATTTTAGTAGGAATCCATTTCTGGTTAGGTGCTAGAGGCAGATTTGGGTTTTTCTGCATAGGTGGATGCAACTTAGTTATAAAGTGCTTGAAGATCTGAATTCTGAATATGTTTTTTGAATCCTGATTTTGGCAGTCTCTAATTCTCTATTGGGATTGCTAACCAAGCTCTTACCTCATTCTGGTTTATCTTTATCCCATAGTTATATTGGTTCATTTAACTGGTTTATCTTAGATTCATCTGTACTGACTTCTTGAGATGAGTTTGGCATTTTAACAGTTGAAAAATATGGAagcataaaattaaaattagatgtAGAATTCATTTTTGAGTCTTCTATTACTTTGTAAGAATAGGTTTTGTATAGGCTTTTCTACATATTCAAGCAATTTATTTCAGAAACACTTCATAGCTATCTTTATTATCAAACATACATATGCTGCTCGTTCCTTCATTCTCTTGTATGCATTGAATACTGTGATGACTCGGGTCAAAGGATCTAAGGGCATTATCGACATTTCACATTTAATTAGTCTTTGTGTTTTGTTAGATAGAATAGTATTATTTTGGTAGTTGTCTTTTGGGTGTTAGGCTATATAAAGAGCCACCCTTGTAAGAATGAATCAGTTTTTTGGATAATAAGAATAAGGATAAGTCCTTTTTGAGTCAAGAGCAGACTCGAATTGCTCATATCTTGTGTTCACTAACCAGTTTTGGTTACGGGTCTAGGCCGGTGTATTACAAATACCTGTATCCTATTATAGTTTTGCTATTTCGCAAAGGCCCACCTTATGGTTTGTCAAGCTTGTACTAGTTCACATTTGCATGAGCTAATGCAAATACTAATTATCTGACAGGCTTTGGATTTCTGCCATTCACAAGGGATAATGCACCGAGATGTCAAGCCTCATAATGTCATGATAGACCATGAATTGAGGAAACTTCGTTTGATAGATTGGGGTCTTGCAGAGTTTTACCATCCTGGCAAGGAGTATAATGTCCGAGTGGCTTCAAGGTTAGTCTCGGATTTAATGTGTAGGATGTTATCAACACATCCCTTTTTACTGTCAAATCTCAGTAATGTTTGTAATGAAGGTTTCATGGACCGCGGTGGACAATCACTAGCATTTTGTAGTAATAATCATGATTAGCCAATTGGTTGAATTAGTACAAAAAGACCGTTAACTGCACTCAATACCATGTTTTTGGCTTTCTAATGGGACAATATGTAAAGCTTTTTTGAGGACAAAGGCGGGTGTTGGTGAGAGCACGGGCAAAATGCAAATTTGTGTTTGTCCCAACCTCTTGTAGGGAGTTATATGGTTCATCTCtattatgaatttctgaccacaTTCTTCATAGTCCATAAGGCCTAAGGGGTAAGGGATGTAGGAACAGAATTTGTGATACTTAATGCCCATTCTTTACTCCAATCTGAAGCTGGTAAATTCTGATGTAAATGCTCACACCAATcctgtattttttttatactttcaCGTGTCCAAAATTTAGAATCATGACATCCTTTCTTCTCCTCTCCCCCCGCCTAGTCTTTCATCTCGTTTCTTTTTGTCCCTTGTTCTATTTTCTCTCTCTAGAATCTCACTTTGTCTTGATGATGATATCGACAAAATTGATTAGGCCTCTCCATGTACTTTAAGGAGATGCTCCAAACATATCTGTTTGCTCGAGTACTCATGGAAGGGTATGGAAGGGCAGGTGGTACTTTGTGAGGTTGGTGTCTGGAAAGACATTTATGGCAGTGGTTGAaggatttatatatttttattgaatatttACTTATGAAAGTTCTTATCTAGTATCTATAGGATGTTACCAAGAGGGTGCTTGGTATAAATTTATGTGCTAAATTTCACCAAACTCTTTTGTAAACAGTTATAAGAATCAATGGTTTCCATCGTTTGGTAAATTAGGTACCAACTTACTTGCTGCAATAAGTTACTATGTTTGCGATCAGTGTCAAACTTCAAGGACATGGAAGTGTGTTTTGAGGCTTTGAGCAGCTGATACTTGGAGGATTGTTTCACAGGCTTTAGCGTGCTTTTGTTATCAACTTCTGTTCACCTTCTaaaatgtagaatgaaaaatGTTGACGATTGTAAAACAACTGTTATGAAATAACCAGTACTTACCCTATAGTTTTTTTGCTTCATCATGTAGTATTTAAAAAAACAGAAACCACTTCCTATTTCCCTCTGTGTATGGAATCGAAAAACATTACCACAAACTTCTCCCTTGTTTTTTGATTACCTTATTTGACGGGACCTTTGTGTGTTAGATGTCTTCTTGTTTGGTTTCATGATCAGGCATATGAATACCTTAATGATGGGCTTGAACATACTTTTGGTGGAGGTCCTAAAAGATATGGTTATGAATATTTTCACAAGATAAATATGGATTCATCTATTTAAGTTCCACTATATTTGGAACTTAGCTTCTGATTTATAGAgttcaaaataattaaactctTCAGTGATTTTATCCCTTATACGTTTGACATTCGTGTAGATACTTCAAGGGGCCAGAACTTCTTGTTGATTTACAAGATTACGACTATTCTTTGGACATGTGGAGCCTTGGTTGCATGTTTGCTGGAATGGTAAGTTGCAATTCTCAAATTCCCTTTCAAAAATGTGTTCTACGCGTGAATTACTTATTATTCCACACTTTTCTTTGATAGATATTCCGGAAAGAGCCATTCTTTTATGGACACGACAACCATGATCAGCTTGTAAAAATTGCAAAGGTATGCTATTGATGTCACATGTGAAGTTTCTATTAGATGGGAGAAATGGTTAAGCAGGAAACAATTTGACTCATACTCCATAGAAAGATTTGCTTGAGTAGTGATGGAACACATATATCCTGTGTAAACTATGTAAGAAAACAATATCTTTTTTTCTTGTTGACTTGAAGTTGGTTCTGTTTCTGCTTGCAGCAGAACTCAAAGGTCTCTCATGACCATCTGGTTAAATTGAACTTGAAACTAACGAGAACAGGTTgggattttctttttttcctaaatttttCAAGTAAGGGTTGACCTCCTTGTGATGTTTTAAACATGTTATTAATGAGGTTGGAGCTTGCTTGACATTTGGCACAAAATGGAATTTTCATGTGTGATTAAGAtgatcaagattttgtggtgtCAATTTCTACAACATTTATACTTGGTCCTCTTGTCAAGGATAGTTAATCCCTTTAAATTATTGAAAGTAAATGGATGCTGTTTGGAACATGAAAGTGGTTTATAATGTCTGCACATTCTACTTTTGGCTTTCTAGTGGCAAGAGGCCAACAGGTGCTCTTGCTACTAATGGTATGAAAATCAATTCTCCATTGTGAGGGTCAAACCCTCAAAGCGGGGAGCTGAGAGCAATCTCTCGAAAATCACCAATTGTTTTGTGTCATTCTTCTGGTATTTTCCAGGTGCTTGGAACAGATGAATTGAATGCTTATTTGAACAAATATCTTCTAGAGCTCGATCCTCAGCTTGATGCTCTTGTTGGAAGGTATTGTTCTGCATTGTGTGGcatttttgctttttttgcttttaagatttcaatattagaaatagatgtacCTTGCTTTTGAAGCAGTCTTGTTGATATATGTATCTCTGCAACTGTAGACACAGCAGGAAGCCATGGTCAAGATTTGTTAACCCAGATAATCAGCATTTAGTTTCCCCAGAGGTATAGGATCAATTGATCAGTTTTAATTGAACTGTAAGGTAATTGTAAGTTCTTCTGATGTATACTGTGAGTGCTGTACTGAAGTTGTATTGTATACCTTCTGTAGGCCATTGACTTCCTTGATAAGCTTCTTCGCTATGACCACCAGGATAGGCTTACTGCAAAAGAAGCAATGGTAATTTTCTTTAGTATCTTCTGCAGCATATAATGTTTGATCA
This region includes:
- the LOC130820659 gene encoding casein kinase II subunit alpha-2, with amino-acid sequence MSKARVYADVNVVRPREYWDYESLTVQWGDQDDYEVVRKIGRGKYSEVFEGINVNGNERCVIKILKPVKKKKIKREIKILQNLCGGPNIIKLLDIVRDQHSKTPSLVFEFVNNSDFKVLYPTLSDYDIRYYIYELLKALDFCHSQGIMHRDVKPHNVMIDHELRKLRLIDWGLAEFYHPGKEYNVRVASRYFKGPELLVDLQDYDYSLDMWSLGCMFAGMIFRKEPFFYGHDNHDQLVKIAKVLGTDELNAYLNKYLLELDPQLDALVGRHSRKPWSRFVNPDNQHLVSPEAIDFLDKLLRYDHQDRLTAKEAMAHPYFSQVRAAESSRMRTQ